CGGTACAACCGGGACATCCTGGTCGTGGAGACCGCCTACCCGTTCACCATGGCCAACGCCGACCACGAGGGCAACGCGTTCAGCGACACGTCCGCCCTGGTGCCGGGCTACCCGGCCACGTCCGAGGGCCAGCTGGCCAACTTCCGCGACGTGCTGAGCGTCGTGCAGGCCGTGCCGGGCGGCCGGGGTCTCGGCGCGGTGTACTGGGAGCCGACCTGGACCGCCGTGCCGGGCAACAACTGGGACCCGTACGACCCGTCGACCGGCAGCGGCTGGGACAACCAGGCGTTGTTCGACTGGTCGGGCAAGGCGCTGCCCGCGATCACCGCGTTCACCCGCTGACGCCTGCGCGGGCCGGGCAGGCGCGCCCGGCCCGCGCAGGTCAACGGGGCGCGTCCACGCCCGCCAACCACCGCTGCCAGCTCTTGCGCGACACCTTGACCCCGGGGTGCGCCGCGACGTGCAGCAGGAACTCGGCGCGCAGCCGCACGAGCGGGTCGCCGTCGTCCAGGAGCTCCCGCATCCGGTCGCGGACCCGTTCGCCGAGGTGCCGGACCAGGCCCGCGTACATCCAGTCCTTGCAGCGGTGCCGTCGGCGCACGACGTCGGTGATCAGATCGGTCAGCTGCGGCCGGATGGCCTCGGGGACGCCGGCCTCGCCCATCCTGCGCAGGATCACCTCCTTGCGGCCCCACGCCGACCACATGTTGTTCTCGGGCGCACGCCAGTCGTCCGGGTAACGCCCTTCCCACACCAGGTAGAACAGCACGAACGGCGCGTGCCGCTCCCGGACCTCCGAGTCGTCGTCCCACAGCGAGTCGACCAGGCCGAAGATCGTCTGACCCACGTGGTAGCGGTGGGAGGCGGTGGCCTGGTCCCACTCGGCGGACAGGTGCGGCTCGTCCGGGGCGGGCCTCCCCGCGCGTCGCCACACGTCGTTGGACCAGCGCAGGGCGCTCGTCGCGCCCTCGATCAACGCCCGGTGCCGTTCCAGGGCGTTGCGGCGGACGTTGTCGTCACACGACACCAGACCCCGCACCCAGGACGGGTCCCCCACGAACTCGCTCGCCACCGCACCAGCATGGCGGTACCCCCTTGCACGCGGTACTGCGCATTACGTAGTAGCATTCACCGCAGACCACCGGGGAGAACTGATGGACACCAGTCAACTGCTCAAGGGGGTGCTGGACCTCGCCGTCCTCGCGGTGCTGCGCAAGGACGACGGGTACGGCTACGACGTGCTGCGGCGGTTGCGCGCGGGCGGCCTGGACGGCGTCGGCGACGCCTCGGTCTACGGCACCCTGCGCCGCCTCTACAACGCGGGGCTGCTGACCTCGTACGTCGTGCCGAGCGAGGAGGGCCCGCACCGCAAGTACTACAGCCTCAACGAGCCGGGCCGCGCGCGGCTGCTCGAGTCGGGCCAGACCTGGAAGTCGTTCGCGAAGGCGTTGGACGACCTGTTGGGGGAGGGTGCATGAACACGCAGACGAACACCGAGGTCCGGCACTACCTGGACCGGATGCGCGAGGCGCTGGCCGACCTGCCCGCCGCCGAGGTCGCCGAGATCATGGACGACGCGGGCGCGCACGTCGCCGAGGTCGCCGAGGAGATGGGCGACGACTTCTCGCTGGCCACGCTGGTCGACCGGCTCGGCACCCCGCAGGCGTACGCCCAGGAGCTGCGCACGGCCGCCGGCTATCCCCCGCCCTCCGCCCCGAAGCAGACGAGCACCCCGCAGGCGCTGGTCCCCCGGTTCGCGCTGTGGAGCCTCGTCGCCGGTGTGGTCGTGGCGTTCGGCTTCGCCCTCACCGGCGGTGACGGCGAGGAGCTGACGCTGCTGGTCGCCCTCATCGCGGGCGTGGGCGCGTTGCTGGTGTTCCGGCAGCGCGGCCTGGTCGCCGAGGTCGCGGCGCTGCCGGAGACCGTCGCGATCAGGGGCGCGCTGGTCCGCGCCGGGAAGTCCGACCTGCGCAAGACCCTGGCGGCGCTGAGCGTCTTCCAGCCGGTGTGGTGGATCGGTCGCGCGCTGCTCATCGGCGCGGGAGGTCTGGCGCTGTACCGGTACCAGTCGGAAGCCCTGGTCGTGGTGACCCTGGCGCTGGCCGCGCTGTCGCTGATCGCCGGTCCCAAGGCGAAGGCGGACCGCCGCTGGCTGTGGATCAGCCTGCCCGCGACCGGTTTCGCGCTCGGCTTGCTGCTGTACATCGTCGGCTCGCTGGCGTCGCGCTTCGACAGCTACCCCCTCAGCGCACCCGTCTCGTACGCGCCGCAGCCCTCCGCGCCGGACAACGTCTACGTGTTCGACAAGGACGGCAAGCCGCTGACCGACGTGCACCTCTACGACGAGAACGGCCGCCCGCTCAACGCGCCGTGGTACGGCTGCGAAGGTGAGGACCGCCACGACAACCGCTACCCCCGGCCCCGGGTCGTGCGCGACGAGACCGGCTGCCACGAGGAGTCCGGCGTCCCGTTCACCGTCGTCATGCCGACCTTGCCGACCACCACCACGACCGCCGTGCCGACCACGACCGCCGTGCCCACCACCACCGCGCCGCCGACTACCGTCACCACGACCCCGGCGGTGACGACCACCGCCCCGCCGCCGACCGGCTGACCTCCGAGGGGAGTCCGCGGTGAAGTACCTGATGCTGATCTACGGCAACGAGCAGGTGTGGAACAGCGTCGACGCGGAGGGGTTCGCGCGGCTGGTCGCCGAGGTCGACGCGTTCAACGCGGCGCTGCGCGACTCCGGTGAACTGGTCGCCGCCCAGGGCCTGGAGGCGCGCCCGCACGCGGTGCGCGTGGTCGACGGCGCGCCGGTCGTCACCGACGGCCCCTACCTGGAGGCCAAGGAGCACGTCGGCTCCTACTTCACCGTGGACGTCGACAGCGAGGAGCGCGCGCTGGAGATCGCCCGCTCCTACCCCGCCCTGCGCCACAGCCGGGGCCTGGGCGGCGGCATCGAGGTGTGGCCGCTGATGGGCAGCCGTTGATGAGCGGCCGTTGACCCGCGGCGAACCGATCGAACCGATCGCGCAGCTCCTGCGCACGGTGACGCCGCAGGTCCTCGGCGCCCTCGTGCGGCGGCACGGCGACTTCGCGCGGTGCGAGGACGCGGTGCAGGAGGCCCTGGTCGACGCCGCCGGCGCGTGGTCGCGCGACGGCGTGCCGGACCACCCGCTCGGCTGGCTCACCACCGTGGCCGGCCGCCGCTACGTGGACCAGGTGCGCTCCGACGCCGCCCGGGAACGCCGCGAGCGGGCGGTGTTCGACGCCGTGCCGCGCGACGCGCTGCTGGCGCCGCCGCCGGACGCCGAACCGGTGCGCGACGACCTGCTGGAGCTGCTGTTCCTGTGCTGCCACCCGGCGCTGACCGCGCCGTCCCAGATGGCGCTCACGCTGCGCGCCGTCGCCGGGCTGACCACCGCCGAGATCGCCGCCGCGTTCCTCGTCCCGGACAAGACCATGGGCCAGCGGATCTCCCGCGCCAAGCAGCGGCTGCTGGGGGCGGGCGCGCGGTTCGAGCTGCCACCCGACCACGAGCGCGGACCGGCGCTGACCGTCGTGCTGCACGTGCTGTACCTGCTGTTCAACGAGGGCTACAGCGCCAGCGCCGGCCCCCGGCTGCGCCGGCCCGACCTCACCGAGCAGGCGATCGGGCTGACCAGGCGGCTGCACCACCGGCTGCCCGACTCCGGCGAGACGGCCGGGCTGCTCGCGCTGATGCTGCTGACCGAGGCCCGCGGCGCGGCCCGCACCGGGCCCGACGGCGTCCTGGTGCCGCTGGCCGAGCAGGACCGGTCGACGTGGGACCGGGCGCTGATCGCCGAGGGCACTGCCCTGATCACCCGCAGCCTGGCCGCCAACCCGGTGGGCCCGTACCAGGTGCAGGCGGCCATCGCGGCCGTCCACAGCGAGGCCGCGAGCGTCGAGGAGACCGACTGGCCGCAGGTCCTCGCGCTGTACGACGTGCTGGAACGCCTCGCGCCCAGCCCGGTCGCCGCGTTGAACCGGGCCGTCGCGCTCGGCGAGGTGCGCGGTCCCCGGGCCGCGCTGGACGTCGTCGCCGACCTGGAGCGGGGCGCGCCGGCGGGCAACCACCGGCTGCTCGCCGTGCGGGCCCACCTGCTCGAACGGGCGGGCGACCCGGACGCCGCGCGCGAGGCGTTCCGGCAGGCCGCCGACCTGGCCGGCAACACCGCCGAGCAGCGGTTCCTGCGGCTGCGGGCCGAGCGCTGCGGCACCGGCTGAACCAGTCGGAAAGATCTTGGGGGGCGACGTAGAAATCCGGTCGCCGGCTCCGATCCCCTCCGAGCGAGCCCGTCGGGCCTCGCCGGGAGGAAGGAACGCGATGACCAAGGTGACCGCCCAGCTGTCGGTGTCCCTCGACGGCTTCTACGCCGGACCGCGCCACGACGGCGAGGGCGACTGGCTGCAGTCCGCCGAGGCGGCGGCGTTCTTCCGGATCACCCGCTGGGCGATCGGCGCACAGGCGTGGCGGGAGCGGCAGGGCATCGCCGGCGGCGTGCGGGACGTCGACTCCGACGTCATCCAGGAGTCGTTCGACGCCGCCGGCGCGTACGTGATGGGCCGGCGCATGGCCGACGGCGGCGAGGCGCCGTGGGGCGAGGAGCCGCCGTTCCGCGCTCCGGTGTTCGTGGTCACCCACCGGCCGCGGCCGCGGCTGGAGCGCCGGGGCGGCACCAGCTTCACCTACGTCACGGACGGCGTCGCGAGCGCGGTGGAGCAGGCGAAGGCCGTCGCCGGCGGCAAGGACGTCGCCATCGCGGGCGGCGGCACGCTGGTCCGCCAGGTGCTCGCCGCAGGTCTGCTGGACGAGCTGGAACTGCACGTCGTGCCGGTCGTCCTGGGCACGGGCCTGCGGTTGCTCGACGCCGACCTGGGCCTGGGCGAGAAGGAGGGCGTCGAACTGACCCCGCTGAGGGTCCTGCCCACCCCGAACGCCACCCACATCCGCTACCGCGTCGACGGCCGCGCGCCCCTCGTGCTGGACGACCGCGGCCGCGGGGAGTGAGAGGACGCGACCGCCCGCCGACCCCGTGCCGCGGAGGTCGGCGGGCGCCCGGTCACGACACGTCCGCCTGGGCCGCGGCGAGCGCTTCGTCCACGGTGTCGTGCAGCGGCAGGAGCTTGTCCATCGCGGTGACCTCCAGCGAACGGCGGACGCTGCGCCCGGCCACCACGTGCACCGGTCGTCTCGACGCGTTGTGCGTGCGGATGTGCCCGAGGGCGGCGATGCCGGAGGAGGCGAAGAACGTCACCTGGGACAGGTCGATCACCAGCACCGCCACCTCGGCGTCGAGGAGGTCGGCGCACGCGTCGCGCAGCTCGTCGCTGTTGGACATGTCGATGTCCCCGGTGGCGCGGACGATCGTCACGTCGCCCCGGGTCTCGGTGGTCAGTTCCGGCGTGGGCAGGTCAGCAGCATTCACCGGTCAATCATGACTGCCCGGATGGGTGAACGCAGCCCTCCCCGTGCCCAACTGGGAGTCGGCCACGTCACGAGCACCCGCCCATCCCCCACCTCGCCGTGCCTGGCTACGATTGCCGGCCCGAGGGTGAGGTGGGCTGTGAGGGAAAGCCGGATCCGGGACCTCCTCGCCGCCGACCTGGACATCGTCGAACCCGGCCTGACGCACCTGGGGAACGAGTTCCACCTGCCGAACGAGCACGGCACCAGGGGCTACGTCGACATCCTGGCGAGGGACCGCCTCGGCAAGATCGTGATCATCGAGGTCAAGCGGAGCCGGTCCACCTCTCGCGAGGCCATCCACGAGCTGTTCAAGTACGCCGCGCTGTTCCGGGCCCGGCACGGCCTCGGCGCGAACCAGGTCAGGTGCGTGCTCCTCGCCACGGACTGGAGCGAGCTGCGGGTGCCGTTCTCGGAGTACGTCCG
This genomic window from Saccharothrix sp. HUAS TT1 contains:
- a CDS encoding PadR family transcriptional regulator; translated protein: MDTSQLLKGVLDLAVLAVLRKDDGYGYDVLRRLRAGGLDGVGDASVYGTLRRLYNAGLLTSYVVPSEEGPHRKYYSLNEPGRARLLESGQTWKSFAKALDDLLGEGA
- a CDS encoding YciI family protein; protein product: MKYLMLIYGNEQVWNSVDAEGFARLVAEVDAFNAALRDSGELVAAQGLEARPHAVRVVDGAPVVTDGPYLEAKEHVGSYFTVDVDSEERALEIARSYPALRHSRGLGGGIEVWPLMGSR
- a CDS encoding RNA polymerase sigma factor — translated: MTRGEPIEPIAQLLRTVTPQVLGALVRRHGDFARCEDAVQEALVDAAGAWSRDGVPDHPLGWLTTVAGRRYVDQVRSDAARERRERAVFDAVPRDALLAPPPDAEPVRDDLLELLFLCCHPALTAPSQMALTLRAVAGLTTAEIAAAFLVPDKTMGQRISRAKQRLLGAGARFELPPDHERGPALTVVLHVLYLLFNEGYSASAGPRLRRPDLTEQAIGLTRRLHHRLPDSGETAGLLALMLLTEARGAARTGPDGVLVPLAEQDRSTWDRALIAEGTALITRSLAANPVGPYQVQAAIAAVHSEAASVEETDWPQVLALYDVLERLAPSPVAALNRAVALGEVRGPRAALDVVADLERGAPAGNHRLLAVRAHLLERAGDPDAAREAFRQAADLAGNTAEQRFLRLRAERCGTG
- a CDS encoding dihydrofolate reductase family protein, which translates into the protein MTKVTAQLSVSLDGFYAGPRHDGEGDWLQSAEAAAFFRITRWAIGAQAWRERQGIAGGVRDVDSDVIQESFDAAGAYVMGRRMADGGEAPWGEEPPFRAPVFVVTHRPRPRLERRGGTSFTYVTDGVASAVEQAKAVAGGKDVAIAGGGTLVRQVLAAGLLDELELHVVPVVLGTGLRLLDADLGLGEKEGVELTPLRVLPTPNATHIRYRVDGRAPLVLDDRGRGE
- a CDS encoding STAS domain-containing protein; translated protein: MNAADLPTPELTTETRGDVTIVRATGDIDMSNSDELRDACADLLDAEVAVLVIDLSQVTFFASSGIAALGHIRTHNASRRPVHVVAGRSVRRSLEVTAMDKLLPLHDTVDEALAAAQADVS